From the Takifugu flavidus isolate HTHZ2018 chromosome 12, ASM371156v2, whole genome shotgun sequence genome, one window contains:
- the LOC130534485 gene encoding cylicin-2 isoform X7, whose product MTSILKAPDGAGAVAVQQPVTDPPGTLQPPAEGQELEDPVKMEGEKSPRGCATENKQLWSMDSSESSDSEDEGICDKEKKKKKTLKKKKKKKDSGSSSSSSSPSSDSDSEDSSSEDKKDKKKKKKKKKKKDSSSSCDSSSDSSSSDSEDEKKKKKDKKKKKTKKKKKKKKDSSSCDSSSDSSSSDSEDEKKKKKKKTKKKKKDSSSSCDSSSSDSEDEKKKKKDKKKKKKKKDSCSSSDSSSDSDDDKKKKKKKRDKKKKKKKKKKPKKKKNKDSSSSSDSSSSDSDDDKKKKKKKKDKKKKKKKDKKKKDSSCSSDSSSSDSDDDKKKKKKKDKKKKKKKDKKKKKDSSSSSDSSSSDSEDGKKKKDKKKKDKEQRDPDASTDGEKASEGEEDVGADQSLCELQAKEEGKVSSTQAGGAHSVPNEPDDGHLSDDEGEDEPKKDKKKKKKKEKSSSSSDSECDKKKKKKKKKEKSSSSSDSECDKKKKKKKKKKKKKASSSSDSSSSSSSSSSSSDSEDDKKKKKKKDKKKKKKKDKKKKKDSSSDSSSESSSDDGKKKKKKNKKKKNKKDKKKGKKKDSSSSSSESSCDSDKENKKKKKKEEKKEKADGDQSAEPKTDPGSAGATISLQGDSKPDPATYVSSVQIPGKLEKLDPPPAASDPLAGRSSLGVLQQSPLRRPTSPMESLMERHGEPGSRTSTLTSSDLLKPYRFYQK is encoded by the exons ATGACATCCATCCTCAAAG CTCCTGATGGAGCAGGGGCTGTAGCTGTACAGCAGCCGGTGACAGATCCACCTGGTACCTTACAGCCTCCTGCTGAGGGACAGGAACTTGAAGACCCAGTCAaaatggagggagaaaagagtCCTCGGGGGTGTGCCACAGAAAACAAGCAG CTGTGGTCTATGGACAGCTCTGAGTCCTCAGACAGCGAGGATGAGGGGATTTGtgacaaagagaagaagaagaagaagacactgaagaagaaaaagaaaaagaaa GActcaggttcctcctcttcatcctcctcgccgtcctccGACAGTGACAGTGAG GATTCATCTTCTGAAGATAAAAaggacaagaaaaagaagaagaagaagaagaagaagaag GATTCATCTTCTTCATGCGATAGTTCCTCTGATAGTTCCTCTTCTGACagtgaagatgaaaaaaagaagaaaaaggacaagaagaagaagaaaacaaagaagaaaaagaagaagaagaag GATTCATCTTCATGCGATAGTTCCTCTGATAGTTCCTCTTCTGACagtgaagatgaaaaaaagaagaaaaagaagaaaacaaagaagaagaagaag GATTCATCTTCTTCATGCGATAGTTCCTCTTCTGACagtgaagatgaaaaaaagaagaaaaaggacaagaa gaagaaaaagaaaaagaag gattcatgctcttcatcagATAGTTCTTCTGACAGCGACgatgacaagaagaaaaagaagaagaaaagggacaagaagaaaaagaagaaaaagaaaaagaagcccaaaaagaagaagaataag gattcatcctcttcatcgGATAGTTCATCTTCTGACAGTGACgatgacaagaagaagaaaaagaagaaaaaggacaagaagaaaaagaagaaaaaggacaaaaagaagaag GATTCATCCTGTTCATCGGATAGTTCATCTTCTGACAGTGATgatgacaagaagaaaaagaagaaaaaagacaaaaagaaaaagaagaagaaggacaaaaagaagaagaag gattcttcttcttcgtctgaTAGTTCATCATCTGACAGTGAGgatggaaagaagaaaaaggacaaaaagaagaag GATAAAGAGCAGAGAGATCCTGATGCTTCAACTG ATGGGGAAAAGGCctctgagggagaggaagatGTCGGCGCTGACCAG AGCCTGTGTGAGCTCCAAGCAAAGGAAGAGGGAAAAGTGTCGTCCACGCAGGCTG gaggagcacacTCGGTCCCCAACGAGCCTGACGATGGACATCTGAGTGATGACGAGGGAGAGGATGAACCcaagaaggacaagaagaagaaaaagaagaaggag aaatccAGCTCTTCCTCTGATAGTGAATgtgacaagaagaagaagaagaagaaaaagaaggag aaatccAGCTCTTCGTCTGATAGTGAATgtgacaagaagaagaagaagaaaaagaaaaagaaaaagaag AAGGCCAGTTCCTCCTctgacagctcctcctcctcctcttcatcatcctcctcttctgataGTGAAGATGACAAG aagaagaagaagaaaaaggacaagaaaaagaaaaagaagaaagacaagaagaagaaaaag gattcttcttctgattcctccagTGAATCTTCCAGCGACGAcggtaaaaagaagaaaaagaaaaacaagaaaaag AAAAATAAGAAGGATAAGAAGAAGGGCAAAAAGAAG GACTCAAGTTCCAGTTCATCAGAGAGTTCCTGTGACAGTGAtaaggaaaacaaaaagaagaagaaaaaagaggagaaaaag GAAAAAGCTGATGGAGACCAAAGCGCTGAGCCAAAAACTGATCCTGGATCAGCTGGGGCCACAATCTCCCTGCAGGGCGACAGCAAGCCGGATCCTGCCACTTACGTGTCCTCGGTGCAGATCCCGGGAAAGCTGGAAAAGCTGGATCCGCCCCCTGCTGCCTCTGACCCCCTGGCTGGCCGCTCCTCTCTGGGGGTCCTACAGCAGTCCCCCCTCCGCCGGCCTACCAGTCCCATGGAGTCCCTGATGGAGAGGCACGGAGAACCTGGGAGCCGCACCAGTAccctgacctcctctgaccTACTGAAGCCCTACAGATTTTACCAGAAATAA